The proteins below come from a single Conexivisphaerales archaeon genomic window:
- a CDS encoding ATP-binding cassette domain-containing protein, which translates to MQAASTIPLMELNSIVKIRNGMKLLDGVTLELKEREVAMVVGKSGSGKTTLLRICALVDKEFTGRMRVMGSDPFHDKKDSYLRLVKIGYIPQFHDLLEQLTVIENVELPLLLQGIRKDECRRRATEVIERLGIQSVSNKFPAEISGGEAQRVAIARALVKMPSIIIADEPTSSIDPEVEDSVFREFRRLADLGSCVLVSSTQKDPSYSQYFDSVYFMNSGHLHKEG; encoded by the coding sequence TTGCAAGCAGCAAGCACAATACCGTTGATGGAATTAAATTCGATAGTGAAGATAAGGAACGGCATGAAGCTGCTTGACGGAGTGACACTCGAGCTGAAAGAAAGAGAGGTAGCCATGGTTGTGGGAAAATCGGGCTCCGGTAAGACAACACTTCTGAGGATCTGCGCGCTTGTGGATAAAGAATTCACGGGCAGGATGAGGGTAATGGGCAGTGATCCCTTCCACGATAAGAAAGATTCGTACCTCAGGCTTGTGAAGATAGGCTACATACCACAGTTCCACGACCTCCTTGAGCAGCTAACTGTGATAGAGAACGTAGAGCTTCCTCTGCTTCTGCAGGGTATAAGGAAAGATGAATGCAGAAGGAGAGCCACAGAGGTTATAGAAAGGCTTGGTATTCAGTCTGTTTCGAACAAGTTTCCAGCAGAGATATCAGGCGGGGAGGCTCAGAGGGTAGCAATAGCAAGGGCCCTAGTTAAAATGCCTAGCATTATAATTGCAGATGAACCTACTTCCAGCATAGACCCCGAAGTTGAAGATAGTGTATTCAGAGAATTCAGAAGGTTGGCAGACCTTGGAAGCTGCGTGCTTGTCTCCTCAACTCAGAAGGACCCAAGTTATAGTCAGTACTTCGACTCGGTGTATTTTATGAATTCAGGGCATCTTCACAAGGAAGGATAA
- a CDS encoding trypsin-like peptidase domain-containing protein → MANQVPQNRRIFIAALVIIGIVAGAAAGTALGFALASNTYTKQPSSIQQQLLALQGEVNLLKAQLSSLNQTGAASYTVPSNLTTIYNRVKSSVVVIEGIISQSVLTFFGPTTQYELVQGSGFVYSYNGSDYIITNNHVVDGASNITVIFYDGSSGFARVVGTDPYSDLAVLSVKVPSSIAPLNVVPSRYVQVGQPVVAVGSPFGLAGSMTFGIISQVGRTITESTAGNYAIADVLQFSAPINPGNSGGPLLDTNGDVIGITTATVSNSQGLGFAIPSDTILRELPSLVATGSYNSHPYLGIQGTDMTPYIASAAGVNITYGWLVESVVAGGPAANAGIRGGSKQIQTVEGQITVGGDLIIAINGTRIVNGDALSSYLEENTLPGQTVALTIVRGNQTLVIDVVLGTRPPPS, encoded by the coding sequence TTGGCCAATCAGGTTCCTCAGAATAGAAGAATCTTTATCGCAGCTCTGGTGATAATTGGGATTGTAGCTGGTGCTGCCGCTGGTACTGCCCTTGGGTTTGCGCTTGCTTCTAACACTTATACGAAGCAGCCTTCTTCCATTCAGCAGCAGCTTCTTGCGCTGCAGGGCGAAGTGAACCTGCTGAAGGCTCAGCTCAGCTCCCTGAACCAGACAGGAGCAGCATCATACACAGTTCCGAGCAACCTCACTACAATCTACAACAGGGTGAAGAGCTCTGTCGTCGTCATCGAGGGGATAATCTCACAGTCTGTCCTGACATTCTTCGGTCCAACAACACAGTACGAGCTGGTCCAGGGTTCTGGTTTCGTCTACTCCTACAACGGAAGCGACTACATAATTACCAACAACCACGTTGTAGATGGAGCAAGCAACATAACTGTGATCTTTTACGATGGCTCCTCAGGGTTTGCTAGAGTAGTGGGCACAGACCCATACAGCGACCTTGCAGTGCTATCAGTCAAGGTGCCAAGCAGCATAGCTCCTCTCAACGTTGTGCCTTCAAGGTATGTGCAGGTTGGACAGCCTGTAGTTGCAGTCGGCAGCCCGTTCGGGCTTGCTGGGTCTATGACCTTCGGGATCATAAGCCAGGTCGGCAGAACAATAACAGAATCCACTGCTGGAAATTATGCAATCGCTGACGTGCTGCAGTTCAGCGCTCCGATCAACCCTGGAAATTCAGGCGGGCCTCTACTTGATACTAACGGAGATGTCATAGGAATAACAACAGCTACAGTCAGCAACTCTCAGGGGCTCGGGTTTGCGATTCCTTCAGACACGATTCTGAGAGAGCTGCCGAGCCTTGTTGCAACGGGTAGCTACAATTCTCATCCATACCTAGGGATACAGGGAACAGACATGACACCCTACATAGCTTCTGCTGCAGGTGTAAACATCACTTACGGCTGGCTTGTTGAATCGGTTGTTGCTGGAGGACCTGCTGCGAACGCTGGGATAAGGGGAGGCAGCAAGCAGATACAGACTGTAGAGGGTCAGATAACAGTGGGTGGAGACTTGATAATTGCAATAAACGGAACGAGGATAGTGAACGGTGACGCACTCAGTTCATATCTGGAAGAAAATACTCTGCCTGGTCAGACCGTAGCGTTAACCATAGTAAGAGGAAACCAGACACTTGTAATAGACGTTGTGCTAGGCACACGTCCGCCTCCATCCTGA
- a CDS encoding long-chain fatty acid--CoA ligase, whose amino-acid sequence MDSYRYQLNINSLLARTVYRKPRTEIVYGDKRYSWLQFYERVRKLASSLESLGVKKGTRVGVLDFDTHRYLELYYAVPMMGAVLHTVNIRLAPEHIAYTINEAEDEVLMVRDDFLPLVSKLASSLKRVRTLVTMSDTGVAPSFTGSNAKFYDDLLESGDAGYTFREPDENDIATIFYTSGTTGMPKGVWFTHRQIVLHSLGSLVGFSMGPKQYSLEAGDVMMPVVPFFHVHCWGMPYNAGLLGSKFVLVGKYEPLKILELVRREGVTFSAMVPSILNMVLNHPSVAEYKEALSRWKVVIGGAALPRGLAVKAKMLGIRVMSGYGLSETAPVLTLATPSEQHQNMSEDELLDRVLLKTGLPIPLVQLRVVDEAMNDVPRDSKTPGEIVVRTPWLTPGYYKDEKKSEELWRGGWLHTGDMAVVDEDGYITIVDRLRDAIRSGSEWISSVLLEDYISRHPAVVESAVIGVKDEKWGERPLAVIYAKERVTEQQLAEHLAKFVEEGKLAKFWIPDKFVVINEPLPKTSTGKIDKKPLREKFKSLDTITSESMA is encoded by the coding sequence ATGGATAGTTATCGTTATCAACTCAACATAAACAGCCTGCTTGCGAGGACGGTCTACAGAAAGCCTAGGACAGAGATAGTCTACGGGGATAAGAGATACAGCTGGTTACAATTCTATGAGCGTGTCAGGAAGCTCGCTTCCTCCTTGGAATCTCTGGGGGTGAAGAAGGGGACAAGGGTAGGGGTGCTCGACTTCGACACGCACAGATATCTCGAGCTTTACTACGCAGTTCCGATGATGGGAGCAGTTCTGCATACAGTCAACATCAGACTCGCACCTGAGCATATAGCCTATACAATAAATGAAGCCGAGGACGAAGTATTGATGGTCAGAGATGACTTTCTGCCGTTGGTATCAAAGCTGGCCTCCAGTCTGAAGAGGGTAAGGACTCTTGTCACGATGAGCGATACTGGTGTTGCCCCATCTTTTACAGGAAGTAATGCAAAGTTCTACGATGACCTGCTGGAGTCTGGAGATGCAGGCTACACCTTCAGAGAACCGGATGAAAACGACATAGCCACAATCTTCTACACATCAGGCACTACTGGTATGCCCAAAGGTGTCTGGTTCACGCACAGACAGATAGTGCTTCATTCACTCGGCTCATTAGTGGGATTCAGCATGGGTCCAAAGCAGTATTCTCTTGAGGCTGGGGACGTTATGATGCCTGTAGTTCCATTCTTTCATGTTCACTGCTGGGGGATGCCATACAACGCTGGATTGCTTGGTTCGAAATTTGTTCTTGTTGGTAAGTACGAACCTCTGAAGATACTAGAACTTGTAAGGAGAGAAGGAGTAACCTTCTCAGCCATGGTACCAAGCATACTCAACATGGTTCTGAACCATCCTAGTGTTGCAGAGTACAAAGAGGCTCTGTCAAGATGGAAGGTGGTGATTGGAGGAGCTGCCCTGCCCAGAGGACTGGCTGTCAAGGCAAAGATGCTGGGGATCAGGGTGATGTCAGGCTACGGCCTCAGCGAAACTGCACCTGTACTCACTCTTGCAACCCCGTCAGAACAGCATCAAAATATGAGTGAAGACGAACTGCTTGACAGAGTTCTCCTCAAAACTGGGCTGCCAATTCCCCTGGTACAGCTAAGAGTTGTGGACGAGGCGATGAATGATGTGCCAAGAGATTCCAAGACCCCTGGAGAGATTGTGGTAAGGACACCCTGGCTCACGCCTGGCTACTACAAGGACGAAAAGAAGAGCGAAGAATTGTGGAGGGGAGGCTGGCTGCATACAGGTGATATGGCTGTCGTAGATGAAGATGGCTACATAACCATAGTGGACAGGCTGAGGGATGCGATAAGAAGCGGCTCAGAATGGATATCGAGCGTTCTCCTTGAAGACTACATAAGCAGACACCCTGCAGTTGTTGAATCAGCTGTCATAGGGGTTAAAGACGAGAAGTGGGGGGAGAGACCATTAGCTGTAATTTATGCAAAGGAAAGAGTTACGGAGCAGCAGCTTGCTGAACATCTTGCGAAATTCGTGGAGGAGGGAAAGCTGGCGAAGTTCTGGATTCCTGACAAGTTCGTCGTAATCAATGAGCCGCTGCCCAAGACAAGCACCGGAAAGATAGACAAGAAGCCTCTTAGAGAGAAATTCAAGAGCCTTGATACTATAACATCAGAAAGTATGGCATAA